AAATAAACAGGCGGACTTTAGAAAACAGTGAAAAAGATAAATCTGAACTTGCAATGATAGTGGAACTTGAGAAAAACGACCTGAAAAAGGTGTGCAAAGAAGACACTGTGAGGACTGTTGAACTTTTTAAAGTTGAATCCTTTGCCACGGTTTTTCATTTGGTAGCTACCATAACCGGTATCTTAAAGGATGGCTGTACCTCTGTAGACTGTATGAAAGCAATGTTTCCAGGCGGCTCTATAACTGGGGCTCCAAAACTTAGGTCTATGGATATTATTTCCGGATTGGAAAGAAACCAAAGGAATATATATACAGGTTCAATTGGCTACTTTGGATTTGACGGGAATGCAGATTTTAATGTTGTCATAAGGAGCATTTTAATAAAAGACAAATATGCACATATTGGTGTTGGGGGCGGCATCACCAGCCAATCAGACCCCATGTGGGAGTACAATGAAACCATTGCAAAAGCAATTGCCCTGTTTAAAAGCCTGAATGCAGACTATTTAATTTAAAACCGGGTGTTTAAAAATCCTGTGGAGGTATATTATGGGGGAAAAAAACAGTTATTTAAAAGATGAAATTATATATGATGATATTATATATATTGATGAAGAGAAAAACCAAGCTGTATTATATAAAGTGGATGAAGGTCTTCAATTTGGCATTGGTTTTTTTGAGACCATTTTAATAAGGGAAAAAGCATACTTTTTAAAGGAACATCTCCAGCGCCTTAATAACAGTTTGAAAAAATTCGGGCTCGAGAATTATGTGCCTTTTGAGGCTGTGGAAAAATTGATACAAGCTCGTTCTTTAAAAAATACCGCTTTAAAAATAATTGCCACGGAAAAAAACATTTTTGCCATGACCCGCCCTATTTCATATAATTTAGAAACATACCAAAAGGGAAGAAAAGTAACCATTAGTAATGTGATAAAAAGCAGCCACTCTAAGCTTTTGACTCATAAAACCCTAAACTTTGGCGAAAATATCTTGGAACTCCGGAAGGCAAAAGAATCAGGATTTGACGACTGCCTGTTTTTAAATGAAAAGGGTCATATTACAGAAAGCGCTGTTGCCAATTTATTTATCATTTATAAGGACAAAATATTAACCCCTCCCGTCTCTGATGGACTTTTGCCCGGGATTATCCGCCAAAAAGTTATTGAAAATTTCACCGTTTATGAAGAACACATCACTAAAGAACAGCTTAAATCCTCCCAAGGAGGCTTTTTAACAAACAGTTTATTGGGAGTTGCAGCTATTTCATATGTTGAAGATGTAAAAATGCCTATCCACCCATTATGTACTGAAGTGGCAAAATTCTTTGGGGAAATGATCCCGCAAAATGGCACTTGAAAGTAGCAATAATCGGCGGTGGATTGTCAGGCATTATTAAAGCCCGTAAAAAACCTCCTTCACATTTGATTCACCAAACATGAAGGAGGTTTTTTATTTTTTTTATTTATATGTAATGATATATCTTTTTAGCATTGACGCATCCACTGAATTTATTACTCCATCATTATTTAAATCGCCGTAAAGTATAGATTTTTCTTCTGTCTCGAGTACTTTCCATACCTGCGCTTCATTTCTGAATAAATAACCGGTTTCCAAAGACTTATTTCAAGTATGTTAAACATTGAATTTGGATAATCTATAAAAACAACAGTTTGCACTTTATCTCCGCTTAATCTTACCCTGTGTGTTCCATTTGCCTCAAAATTACGTACTGCATTTGAATTATTTCGTTCGTTCCTTTGATAAAAATCACCTTTTACTTCCAATGTTCCTGCTCTTAAAATACTACCATTATCGCTAATTGAATGCATAACAAAATCTCCAAATACTTGTACATAATCTTTTTCATTTAACATTGCTAACTTAGCATCTACTTGCCCGCCTTCAAAAGATTCAATGTAATAACTTTCGTATACTATTAAATTTCCGTTATTTACAGAGATCCTTCCTTCAGTATGCCATAAATTTCCTTTTGCTACAAGTGTATGCCCATTTAAATCTATATTGGCTGTAATTATCAGGTCACCACCATTTAATTTTAGTTTATGATTTGATTTTGCAACAAAGTTTTCGCTACTGCCAGATCCCTTTTGTATAAAATTACCTTTCACTTCCATAACTCCGGCAGAAAAAACATTGTAGCCACTCCCCATTGCTGAATTCATCACAAAATCCCCAAATACCTTTACAGTATCAAAATCTTTGGACATTACCAAAGTTCCATCTGATTCATCGCCTTCAATTGTTTCAATGTAGTAGTTGCCCTTTACCTCCAATGTGCCTCCGTTTATTCTCAAACTTCCATCTACATGCCTCAATGTTCCTTCTACGATGAGATTATGCCCATTTAAA
The genomic region above belongs to Acetivibrio saccincola and contains:
- a CDS encoding aminotransferase class IV — translated: MGEKNSYLKDEIIYDDIIYIDEEKNQAVLYKVDEGLQFGIGFFETILIREKAYFLKEHLQRLNNSLKKFGLENYVPFEAVEKLIQARSLKNTALKIIATEKNIFAMTRPISYNLETYQKGRKVTISNVIKSSHSKLLTHKTLNFGENILELRKAKESGFDDCLFLNEKGHITESAVANLFIIYKDKILTPPVSDGLLPGIIRQKVIENFTVYEEHITKEQLKSSQGGFLTNSLLGVAAISYVEDVKMPIHPLCTEVAKFFGEMIPQNGT
- a CDS encoding bactofilin family protein, yielding MKKKLCSAILISFLCVFLCVLNSHAQVQTEEGMEQKEEVYASVISENLTLSGNFVVEGNLLIRGGNVNLNGHNLIVEGTLRHVDGSLRINGGTLEVKGNYYIETIEGDESDGTLVMSKDFDTVKVFGDFVMNSAMGSGYNVFSAGVMEVKGNFIQKGSGSSENFVAKSNHKLKLNGGDLIITANIDLNGHTLVAKGNLWHTEGRISVNNGNLIVYESYYIESFEGGQVDAKLAMLNEKDYVQVFGDFVMHSISDNGSILRAGTLEVKGDFYQRNERNNSNAVRNFEANGTHRVRLSGDKVQTVVFIDYPNSMFNILEISLWKPVIYSEMKRRYGKYSRQKKNLYFTAI
- a CDS encoding dockerin type I domain-containing protein, whose protein sequence is MLYGDLNNDGVINSVDASMLKRYIITYK